In Levilactobacillus brevis, a single genomic region encodes these proteins:
- a CDS encoding YkuJ family protein, whose translation MEESQLIGIINRLKAMQEDATDEPQPRRFEKEGVEQATVVFNQATHTYTLTEHNPETTFEFDNIDLVAIELFDLLTDN comes from the coding sequence ATGGAAGAATCTCAATTGATCGGTATCATCAATCGCTTAAAGGCGATGCAAGAGGATGCCACCGACGAGCCACAACCCCGTCGTTTCGAAAAAGAAGGCGTTGAGCAGGCAACGGTTGTCTTTAACCAAGCCACTCACACGTACACGTTAACTGAACACAATCCGGAAACGACTTTTGAATTTGATAACATCGATTTAGTTGCTATCGAACTGTTTGATTTATTGACGGATAACTAA
- a CDS encoding ATP-dependent Clp protease ATP-binding subunit, which translates to MLCQNCHRNEATIHLYMSVNGQRQQVDLCQNCYQLLKQQQSNDSGNGGGRMAQDPFGFNNLDDIFRAMQGGDNNQANFRQTSGQGRPTQPSGNQGGSGNGLLSQYGLNLTQLAKDGKVDPVIGRDKETAQVIEILNRRTKNNPVLIGEAGVGKTAVVEGLAERIVEGNVPQKLANKQIIRLDVVSLVQGTGIRGQFEQRMQQLMKEVQSNPDIILFIDEIHEIMGAGNAEGGMDAGNVLKPALARGDFQLIGATTLSEYRDIEKDQALARRFQPVTVDEPSADEAIKILKGIQKKYEDYHHVHYDDDAIEAAVRLSDRYIQDRFLPDKAIDLLDEAGSRKNLTINVADPKAIDEKIKSAEDQKQAALKQEDYEKAAYYRDQVTKLEKSKENAKDADQNASAEVTVKDMQDIVEEKTNIPVGELQAKEQHQLKSLGTDLEKHVIGQNEAVDKVARAIRRNRIGLNGTGRPIGSFLFVGPTGVGKTELAKQLANEMFGSTDAMVRFDMSEYMEPHSISKLIGSPPGYVGYEEAGQLTEQVRRHPYTLILLDEIEKAHPDVMNMFLQILDDGRLTDSQGRTVSFKDTLIIMTSNAGTGDAEANVGFGAAAEGTTHSVLGNLTNYFKPEFLNRFDDIIEFNSLSKDNLMHIVDLMIDDVNQMLAGQGLHIHVTEPVEEQLVQKGYNPTMGARPLRRVIQEEIEDRIADFYLDHADVKNLVAKIEDGKITLAADNEANASTTSTTDSSEK; encoded by the coding sequence ATGCTATGTCAAAATTGCCACCGCAATGAAGCAACGATTCACCTTTACATGAGTGTAAATGGGCAGCGGCAACAAGTTGACCTATGCCAAAATTGTTACCAGCTGCTAAAGCAACAGCAATCAAACGATTCTGGAAATGGAGGTGGCCGTATGGCACAAGATCCATTCGGCTTTAATAACCTGGATGATATTTTCCGGGCTATGCAAGGCGGCGACAACAACCAAGCTAATTTCCGACAGACTTCCGGTCAGGGTCGACCAACCCAACCTTCTGGCAATCAGGGGGGCTCAGGCAACGGCTTACTCAGCCAATATGGCTTGAACCTCACGCAGTTGGCCAAGGATGGTAAAGTTGACCCCGTCATCGGTCGGGATAAGGAAACGGCGCAAGTCATTGAAATCCTTAACCGGCGGACCAAGAACAACCCCGTGTTAATCGGGGAAGCCGGTGTTGGGAAGACGGCGGTTGTTGAGGGCCTTGCGGAACGGATTGTCGAAGGCAACGTTCCTCAAAAGCTCGCCAACAAGCAGATTATTCGTCTAGACGTTGTCTCACTGGTCCAAGGTACCGGAATTCGGGGCCAGTTCGAGCAACGGATGCAACAGTTAATGAAAGAGGTTCAGTCTAACCCCGACATCATCCTCTTTATCGATGAAATCCATGAAATCATGGGTGCCGGGAATGCCGAAGGCGGCATGGATGCTGGCAACGTTTTGAAGCCAGCCCTCGCCCGTGGTGATTTTCAACTGATCGGTGCCACCACGTTGAGTGAGTACCGGGACATTGAAAAGGACCAGGCCTTAGCTCGGCGGTTCCAACCCGTTACGGTTGACGAACCGAGTGCTGATGAGGCCATTAAGATTTTAAAGGGTATCCAGAAGAAATACGAGGATTACCACCACGTTCACTACGACGACGATGCGATTGAAGCCGCCGTTCGCCTATCCGATCGGTACATCCAAGACCGGTTCTTACCCGACAAGGCCATTGACCTGTTGGATGAGGCTGGTTCACGGAAGAACCTGACGATTAACGTAGCTGATCCAAAGGCCATCGACGAGAAGATTAAGTCCGCCGAAGACCAGAAGCAAGCCGCCTTGAAGCAGGAAGACTACGAAAAGGCTGCTTACTACCGTGACCAAGTCACCAAGTTGGAGAAGTCTAAAGAGAATGCCAAGGATGCTGACCAAAACGCTTCCGCTGAAGTCACGGTCAAGGACATGCAAGACATTGTCGAAGAAAAGACAAATATTCCAGTCGGTGAATTACAAGCCAAGGAACAGCACCAACTCAAGAGTTTAGGGACTGATTTGGAAAAGCACGTTATTGGCCAAAATGAGGCGGTCGATAAGGTTGCCAGAGCCATCCGGCGTAACCGGATTGGCTTGAATGGCACGGGCCGGCCAATCGGATCCTTCCTCTTCGTCGGGCCTACCGGTGTTGGGAAGACCGAATTAGCCAAGCAACTGGCTAACGAAATGTTTGGCTCAACGGATGCTATGGTGCGGTTCGACATGTCTGAGTACATGGAGCCACATTCCATTTCTAAGTTGATCGGGTCACCACCTGGCTATGTCGGCTATGAAGAAGCTGGCCAACTGACTGAGCAAGTTCGGCGTCATCCATACACCTTGATTCTGTTGGATGAAATCGAAAAGGCCCACCCCGACGTCATGAATATGTTCTTACAGATTCTTGACGACGGGCGGTTGACCGATTCTCAAGGACGGACGGTTTCCTTTAAGGATACGCTGATCATCATGACCAGTAACGCCGGGACCGGCGATGCCGAGGCCAACGTTGGTTTCGGGGCTGCCGCTGAAGGCACGACTCACTCCGTTTTGGGCAACTTGACCAACTACTTCAAGCCAGAATTCCTTAACCGGTTCGATGACATCATTGAGTTCAACTCATTGAGCAAGGATAATCTGATGCACATCGTCGACTTAATGATCGATGATGTTAACCAGATGTTGGCCGGTCAAGGTCTGCACATCCACGTCACGGAACCCGTTGAAGAACAACTGGTTCAAAAGGGCTACAATCCAACCATGGGGGCTCGGCCGCTACGGCGGGTCATCCAAGAAGAGATTGAAGACCGGATTGCTGACTTCTATCTCGACCACGCAGACGTTAAGAATCTCGTTGCCAAGATTGAAGACGGGAAGATTACGTTGGCTGCTGATAATGAAGCTAACGCCTCAACTACCAGCACAACGGATTCAAGTGAAAAATAA
- a CDS encoding LTA synthase family protein — MANFFKRKTNWLNTRMGFFLLIVVLFWVKTYIAYQTEFTLGAKGSVQQFLLLINPLPAALLVFGIALYFRGRLAYWLMLIIDVLESTWIFANVVYYREFSDFLSFGIMKGSSSVGNNLGKSLAQITHLYDFFVYVDIVVLIILLATHVSKIDARPFKRRYAFSLTVLSFALMFAEFGMANADRTGLLTRTFDNNYIVKYLGLNEYAAFNAYQTQKESATRASANASDMKSVLKYLKQNRVSPNVSYYGKEKGKNVFIIHLESFQQFLIDYKVDGKEVTPTLNKFYHNNNTLSFDNFYNQVAQGKTSDAEMMLENSLFGLPQGSAMTTYGTQNTFQAAPAILSQEDGYTTAAFHGDVPSFWNRDNTYKSWGYQYFFSSSYYTEKPGYSVGYGLKDKIFFKQSAKYIEQLPQPFYAKLITLTNHYPYELDKKNTDFPATKTGDKTVDPYVQTAHYLDQSFAEFLSYLKKVGLYKNSVIVAYGDHYGISNNHRPAIAQLLGKSKVTSYDLAQFQKVPFMIHANGLKGGINHTYGGEIDVLPTLLDLLGVKNTDTIQFGQDLLAKNRNQTVAFRDGNFVSPKYTKVGGTVYDTQTGKVLELTAAQKKAVAKLQNHVTTELSLSDRVIYGDLLRFYTPKGFKKVDKTSFTYKLKPAMERLADAEKSEKTSVLAKNNGKSTVSDYKTDAPELK, encoded by the coding sequence ATGGCGAACTTTTTTAAGCGAAAGACGAACTGGTTAAATACCCGGATGGGATTTTTCCTTTTAATCGTCGTTTTATTTTGGGTAAAAACTTACATTGCCTATCAGACCGAGTTTACTTTAGGTGCTAAGGGGAGTGTTCAACAGTTTTTACTGCTGATTAACCCACTACCGGCCGCTCTGTTGGTGTTCGGGATCGCCCTGTATTTCCGGGGGCGATTAGCCTATTGGTTGATGCTGATTATTGATGTACTGGAATCAACCTGGATTTTTGCAAATGTGGTCTACTACCGAGAGTTCTCGGACTTCTTGTCCTTTGGGATTATGAAGGGCTCTAGTTCTGTGGGCAATAACCTGGGTAAGAGTCTGGCTCAGATTACGCATTTGTATGATTTTTTTGTTTATGTCGATATTGTGGTTTTAATTATTCTACTGGCCACGCACGTCAGTAAGATTGATGCGCGACCGTTTAAGCGGCGGTACGCTTTCTCACTGACGGTGTTGTCGTTTGCTCTGATGTTCGCGGAGTTTGGTATGGCGAACGCCGATCGAACGGGGCTTCTGACCCGGACATTTGACAATAACTATATCGTGAAGTATCTCGGCCTGAATGAGTATGCGGCCTTTAACGCCTACCAGACGCAAAAGGAGAGTGCCACGCGGGCGAGTGCGAATGCCTCGGACATGAAGAGTGTGCTGAAATATCTGAAGCAAAATCGGGTTAGTCCCAACGTGTCATACTATGGCAAGGAGAAGGGGAAGAACGTCTTCATCATTCACTTGGAGAGTTTCCAACAATTCCTGATCGACTACAAGGTTGACGGGAAGGAAGTCACCCCGACGTTGAATAAGTTCTACCATAACAATAATACCCTGTCATTTGATAACTTCTATAATCAGGTGGCCCAAGGGAAGACCTCCGATGCTGAAATGATGTTGGAAAACTCTCTGTTTGGCCTGCCACAGGGTTCGGCGATGACCACCTATGGGACGCAGAACACGTTCCAGGCGGCCCCAGCGATCCTGAGTCAAGAGGACGGCTATACGACGGCGGCATTCCATGGGGATGTTCCCAGCTTCTGGAACCGGGATAACACGTACAAGTCCTGGGGATATCAATACTTCTTTAGCTCCAGCTACTATACGGAGAAACCGGGGTATAGTGTCGGCTATGGTTTGAAGGATAAGATCTTCTTCAAACAGTCGGCTAAGTATATTGAGCAGTTACCGCAGCCATTTTATGCGAAGCTGATTACGCTGACAAACCATTATCCCTATGAGTTGGATAAGAAGAACACGGACTTCCCAGCAACTAAGACGGGGGATAAGACGGTGGACCCTTACGTGCAGACGGCCCACTACCTCGATCAATCCTTTGCCGAGTTCTTGAGCTACCTGAAGAAGGTCGGGTTGTATAAGAATAGTGTGATCGTGGCCTATGGGGACCACTATGGTATTTCGAACAACCACCGTCCCGCGATTGCGCAGCTGTTGGGCAAGAGCAAGGTTACCAGCTATGACTTGGCCCAATTCCAGAAGGTGCCATTCATGATTCACGCCAATGGACTCAAGGGGGGCATTAATCATACCTATGGTGGTGAGATTGATGTCCTGCCGACCTTGCTGGATCTGTTAGGCGTTAAGAACACGGATACGATTCAGTTTGGGCAAGATCTCTTGGCTAAGAATCGGAATCAAACGGTGGCCTTCCGTGACGGTAACTTTGTTTCGCCGAAGTATACCAAGGTAGGGGGCACCGTCTACGATACGCAGACGGGGAAAGTCTTGGAGTTGACGGCGGCGCAGAAGAAGGCAGTTGCCAAGCTTCAAAACCATGTCACGACGGAACTGTCCTTATCCGATCGGGTTATCTACGGTGACCTGCTACGGTTCTACACACCGAAGGGCTTTAAGAAGGTGGACAAGACGTCCTTTACCTATAAGCTGAAGCCGGCGATGGAACGTTTAGCGGACGCAGAGAAGTCGGAAAAGACCAGTGTTTTGGCGAAGAACAATGGTAAGAGTACCGTGTCGGACTATAAGACGGATGCGCCAGAATTAAAATAG
- a CDS encoding flippase-like domain-containing protein, giving the protein MSRRNKWVLALMFLLGFAIFAYSLRDIKFSVLVNDFVHINFWWFGVAILCMILYLGLESWIVKVFISDRIEGFTFKDAVRIPLVEQLFNGITPFSSGGQPAQLFALMQTGVDAGKASSVLLMKFVVYQSMIVINFIIALIIGFQQIQDKLHALSWLVIFGFTIHLAVIVGLLMIMFWYSFTKKMVGVLLYPFHWFMKAERFHRIEDSLNSKIDSFYAESVRISGKGKLMLRVFVITFFQLAFYYLIPYFIMLSLGYTTANIVMVTSFHILIVMVISLFPIPGGSGGAEYSFEMIFRSYITSNSKLVLAMILWRLLTYYFGMLAGLVAMVIRPDKVTEESDL; this is encoded by the coding sequence ATGTCACGACGAAATAAATGGGTACTGGCTTTGATGTTCCTCTTGGGATTTGCGATTTTTGCGTATTCACTCCGGGACATTAAGTTTTCTGTTTTGGTCAATGACTTTGTGCATATTAACTTCTGGTGGTTTGGGGTCGCCATTTTATGCATGATTCTGTATTTAGGCTTGGAGTCCTGGATCGTGAAGGTTTTTATTTCCGATCGAATCGAGGGCTTTACTTTTAAGGATGCCGTGCGAATTCCACTGGTGGAGCAGTTGTTTAACGGGATTACCCCGTTTTCTTCCGGTGGTCAGCCCGCACAACTATTTGCCCTGATGCAGACCGGAGTGGATGCTGGGAAAGCGAGTTCGGTCTTACTGATGAAGTTCGTGGTCTATCAGTCAATGATCGTGATTAACTTTATCATTGCACTGATTATTGGGTTTCAACAGATTCAAGACAAGCTCCACGCACTCTCCTGGCTGGTGATCTTTGGTTTCACCATTCATCTGGCCGTTATTGTGGGACTCTTGATGATTATGTTTTGGTATTCGTTTACCAAGAAGATGGTCGGAGTGCTCCTGTATCCCTTCCACTGGTTCATGAAGGCCGAACGATTTCACCGAATCGAAGATAGCCTGAATAGTAAGATTGATTCCTTTTACGCGGAGAGTGTCCGCATCAGCGGCAAGGGCAAGCTCATGCTCCGCGTCTTTGTGATTACTTTCTTTCAATTGGCCTTTTACTACTTGATCCCTTACTTCATTATGCTGTCACTGGGGTACACCACGGCCAATATCGTTATGGTGACGAGTTTCCATATTCTGATTGTCATGGTGATTTCTCTGTTTCCTATTCCAGGAGGCTCTGGTGGGGCCGAGTATAGTTTTGAAATGATTTTCCGAAGCTACATCACGTCAAATAGTAAATTGGTCTTAGCAATGATTCTATGGCGCTTGTTGACCTACTACTTTGGGATGCTGGCGGGCTTGGTTGCCATGGTGATTCGTCCAGATAAGGTGACAGAAGAGTCGGATTTGTGA
- a CDS encoding glycosyltransferase family 4 protein: MNIGLFTDTYFPQVSGVATSIKTLRDQLEKQGHQVYIFTTTDPNVERNVYERNVFRFSSIPFVSFTERRIAVRGLFQAYQIAKELNLDIVHTQTEFSMGWIGKFVARNLEIPCLHTYHTMYEDYLHYVANGKILKPVHVKQGTLAFCYHLTGVVAPSDRVLTTLTDYGVKAPIRVIPTGVNLHQYEQPDTANLRRDLGYQPDTPVILSLSRLAYEKNIKESIAAMPKILAAVPDAQLLIVGDGPAKADLEQQVKDAQLTDHVTFTGQVNNNDVFRYYHMANVFLSSSDSESQGLTYIEAMAAGTKIVVMTSPYTDELLSKRTLGVTFKTEDEMVANVIDYLKHGDEEQDPDLLARKLAEISADTFGQRVISFYQDAQASYEATHEDTPDFSD; the protein is encoded by the coding sequence ATGAACATTGGCTTATTTACGGATACCTATTTCCCTCAAGTGAGTGGGGTCGCAACGTCGATTAAGACGCTGCGGGATCAATTGGAAAAGCAGGGACACCAAGTCTACATCTTTACGACGACCGATCCAAACGTCGAGCGTAACGTGTACGAACGCAATGTGTTCCGCTTTTCAAGTATTCCGTTCGTGTCCTTTACGGAGCGGCGGATTGCGGTACGGGGATTGTTTCAAGCTTATCAGATTGCAAAGGAATTGAATCTAGATATCGTCCACACGCAGACCGAGTTTTCGATGGGGTGGATTGGAAAGTTTGTGGCGCGGAACCTTGAGATTCCGTGTCTGCACACCTACCACACGATGTATGAGGATTACTTACACTACGTGGCTAACGGGAAGATTCTGAAGCCCGTCCACGTTAAACAGGGGACGTTGGCCTTCTGTTATCACCTTACGGGGGTCGTGGCACCGAGTGATCGCGTACTGACGACCTTAACGGATTATGGCGTCAAGGCGCCGATTCGGGTGATTCCCACCGGGGTTAATCTCCACCAGTATGAACAACCGGATACGGCTAATCTGCGGCGTGATCTGGGTTATCAGCCGGATACGCCGGTAATTCTGTCACTGAGCCGGTTGGCTTACGAGAAGAATATCAAGGAAAGTATTGCCGCGATGCCTAAGATTTTAGCGGCCGTGCCCGACGCACAGCTACTGATCGTGGGAGATGGACCGGCTAAAGCGGATCTGGAGCAACAGGTCAAAGACGCTCAGCTCACGGATCACGTGACGTTTACGGGTCAGGTGAATAATAACGATGTCTTTCGTTACTACCACATGGCCAACGTCTTTCTATCGTCATCCGATTCAGAGTCGCAGGGACTGACCTATATTGAAGCGATGGCCGCGGGGACGAAGATCGTGGTGATGACCAGTCCGTATACGGATGAATTATTGTCTAAGCGGACGCTCGGTGTAACGTTTAAGACCGAAGACGAGATGGTCGCCAACGTGATTGACTACCTCAAGCACGGGGATGAGGAGCAAGATCCAGACCTTTTGGCGCGCAAATTAGCCGAGATTTCTGCGGATACGTTTGGTCAGCGGGTCATTTCGTTCTATCAAGACGCGCAGGCCAGCTACGAAGCCACGCACGAGGATACCCCAGACTTTAGTGATTAG
- a CDS encoding phosphocarrier protein HPr, protein MEKREFHVTAETGIHARPATLLVQSASKFNSEVSLQYQDKSVNLKSIMGVMSLGVGQNADITITTDGDDEADAMTAIAETMTKEGLSD, encoded by the coding sequence ATGGAAAAACGCGAATTTCATGTTACAGCAGAAACTGGTATCCATGCACGTCCAGCAACTTTATTGGTACAATCAGCAAGTAAGTTCAATTCTGAAGTTAGCTTGCAATACCAAGACAAGTCCGTTAACTTGAAGTCTATCATGGGGGTTATGTCCCTGGGTGTTGGCCAAAACGCCGACATCACGATCACGACTGATGGTGACGACGAAGCTGATGCAATGACTGCCATTGCTGAAACGATGACTAAAGAGGGCTTATCTGACTAA
- a CDS encoding glycosyltransferase family 4 protein produces MLKINMFSKADSVKGQGVGSAYNELMNLLATRLKDEFQVTVNRYGRVDVTHYHTINPTYYLSTFLPGRGRKIGYVHFLPETLEGSLKIPQPFRSIFYKYVIAFYKRMDHIVVVNPTFIPKLVAYGIPAERVTYIPNFVSRKEFYPVDQDRKLALRQHYGYDPQKFTVLGIGQIQERKGLFDFIKLARNNPQIQFVWAGGFSFGRMTDGYAALKKVVDDPPANLSFPGIVPREQLVDYYNLADLFLLPSFNELFPMSVLEAFSTGTPVLLRDLDLYQAIIAGDYQPAQDYDEMNAQLHSLPHDPAALAHWRQQSLAAADRYSEEHLTEIWRKFYTQQAKEG; encoded by the coding sequence ATGCTAAAAATTAACATGTTCTCCAAGGCTGATTCCGTTAAGGGACAGGGCGTGGGGAGTGCTTACAATGAACTAATGAATCTACTGGCTACCCGGCTGAAGGATGAGTTTCAGGTGACGGTTAATCGGTATGGTCGCGTCGATGTGACCCACTACCACACGATTAACCCGACGTATTACCTGTCGACCTTCTTACCCGGACGAGGCCGGAAGATTGGTTACGTTCATTTTTTGCCGGAAACGTTGGAAGGGAGTTTGAAGATTCCCCAGCCTTTCCGGTCAATCTTTTATAAATACGTGATTGCCTTTTACAAACGGATGGACCACATTGTGGTGGTCAATCCGACCTTTATTCCCAAGTTAGTGGCCTACGGAATCCCGGCCGAACGGGTGACGTATATTCCTAACTTTGTGAGTCGTAAGGAGTTCTATCCGGTCGACCAGGACCGTAAGTTGGCGCTACGGCAACACTATGGCTATGATCCACAGAAGTTTACCGTGCTGGGGATTGGCCAAATTCAGGAGCGCAAGGGGTTATTTGACTTCATCAAACTGGCGCGAAACAATCCGCAGATTCAGTTTGTCTGGGCGGGTGGCTTTTCGTTTGGCCGGATGACGGATGGGTACGCGGCCTTGAAGAAGGTCGTGGACGATCCACCGGCTAATCTGAGCTTTCCGGGGATTGTGCCCCGGGAACAACTTGTGGACTACTACAATCTGGCGGACCTCTTCTTGCTGCCGTCCTTCAATGAACTCTTTCCGATGTCTGTGCTAGAAGCCTTTAGTACGGGGACGCCGGTGCTGCTGCGGGACTTGGATCTTTACCAGGCCATCATTGCCGGGGACTACCAACCCGCACAGGACTATGACGAGATGAACGCGCAGCTTCACAGCCTACCGCATGATCCGGCGGCGTTGGCGCACTGGCGTCAGCAGAGTCTCGCGGCCGCCGATCGTTACTCCGAGGAACACCTCACTGAGATTTGGCGGAAGTTCTATACGCAACAAGCAAAAGAGGGGTAA
- the ptsP gene encoding phosphoenolpyruvate--protein phosphotransferase yields MKAMLKGIAASDGVACGRVYRLDEPDLHVSQQAITDLDYELNRFHQALEATVSEIETIKTRVNKNLGADRAQVFIAQMAMLRDQDLIGNIEQRIREQHINAEFAVSLVSTTVKDELAELADNPYLQERLTNWQAVAKRLTAHLLGVTLPDLALVQAPVIVVTHDLIASEAVAVNPKQVLGFVTDAGGRTSHSSILARSLNIPAVVGTQAATHELTNGELIIVNGTQGNVTVGPTADEIAVARRTMAQRVKNQRRLEKLTHYETVSKDGVGVTLAANMGTATDLPRVLASGAEGVGLFRTEFLYLDAQHLPTEDEQFAIYRQVLEQLSPRPVVIRTLDVGGDKPLPYRPSQNEANPFMGARAIRQSLAHQQVFRSQLRALIRASAFGHLKIMFPMIATLDELRQAKAIYDDERSKLTAKRVPMGKIAVGMMVEVPAAALLADRFANEVDFMSIGTNDLIGYTLAADRTNQNVAYLYQPYHPAILRLLDHVISAGHAAGIPVAMCGEMAGDPIALPLLLGMGLDEFSMAPGSILKTRQLISQLDAHELASLAETTVNSASTSQEVVTMVQAAVPDVLK; encoded by the coding sequence ATGAAGGCGATGCTCAAGGGGATTGCTGCCAGTGATGGGGTGGCTTGCGGCCGGGTCTACCGGCTAGACGAACCAGACCTCCACGTTTCCCAGCAGGCAATCACTGATCTTGATTACGAATTAAATCGTTTCCATCAGGCCCTTGAAGCAACCGTCTCGGAAATTGAGACGATAAAAACTCGTGTAAATAAAAACCTGGGTGCTGACCGTGCCCAGGTTTTTATTGCGCAAATGGCGATGTTAAGGGACCAAGACCTGATAGGAAACATTGAACAACGGATTCGTGAGCAGCACATCAATGCCGAATTTGCGGTGAGTCTGGTGTCGACGACGGTCAAGGATGAACTCGCCGAATTGGCGGACAATCCCTATTTACAGGAACGTCTGACGAATTGGCAGGCCGTGGCGAAACGGCTGACGGCTCATCTGCTGGGGGTGACACTCCCAGACCTGGCCTTGGTGCAAGCACCGGTGATTGTGGTGACCCATGACCTGATTGCCAGTGAGGCGGTCGCGGTGAATCCCAAACAAGTGTTGGGCTTCGTCACCGACGCCGGTGGTCGAACGTCTCATTCGTCAATCTTGGCGCGGTCGCTGAATATTCCCGCCGTGGTGGGAACCCAGGCGGCGACTCACGAGTTAACGAACGGTGAGCTGATCATCGTTAATGGGACGCAGGGCAACGTGACGGTCGGGCCCACGGCCGATGAGATTGCAGTGGCCCGGCGCACAATGGCGCAGCGCGTGAAGAACCAACGGCGATTGGAGAAGTTGACGCACTACGAGACGGTCTCTAAGGATGGCGTCGGCGTGACGCTGGCCGCCAATATGGGCACGGCCACGGATCTCCCTCGGGTGTTGGCCAGCGGGGCCGAGGGTGTCGGGTTGTTCCGAACGGAATTTCTCTATTTGGACGCGCAACACCTGCCGACCGAAGACGAGCAGTTTGCCATTTACCGACAGGTACTCGAGCAGTTAAGTCCGCGGCCGGTGGTGATTCGGACGTTGGACGTCGGCGGAGACAAGCCGCTACCGTATCGCCCGTCACAAAATGAAGCGAATCCCTTCATGGGTGCGCGAGCCATCCGGCAGAGCCTAGCCCACCAACAGGTCTTTCGCAGTCAGTTACGGGCTTTGATTCGGGCCTCCGCCTTCGGGCACTTGAAGATTATGTTTCCGATGATTGCCACGCTGGATGAGTTGCGGCAGGCCAAGGCCATTTATGATGATGAGCGGTCGAAGTTAACCGCCAAGCGCGTTCCGATGGGGAAGATTGCCGTGGGGATGATGGTCGAGGTGCCGGCCGCGGCGTTATTGGCTGACCGGTTCGCCAATGAAGTGGACTTCATGAGCATTGGGACCAACGACCTTATTGGCTACACGCTGGCCGCTGATCGAACCAATCAAAACGTGGCTTATCTGTACCAACCCTATCATCCGGCGATTTTACGACTGCTCGATCACGTCATCTCGGCGGGACACGCGGCGGGAATCCCAGTTGCGATGTGTGGTGAAATGGCGGGTGACCCAATTGCGTTGCCGTTACTGCTGGGGATGGGCCTGGACGAATTCTCCATGGCGCCCGGGTCAATCCTCAAGACGCGCCAGCTGATCAGTCAGTTGGACGCCCACGAGTTGGCGTCATTGGCCGAAACAACGGTGAATTCCGCCAGCACCAGCCAGGAAGTCGTGACGATGGTCCAAGCGGCGGTTCCAGACGTCTTGAAATAA